A stretch of Aureispira sp. CCB-E DNA encodes these proteins:
- a CDS encoding cysteine-rich CWC family protein, with the protein MEKTCAKCQNKFVCNATDIKNCHCSNVSLTPELIARLQVNYQDCLCADCLKVLSGNLEKKQIYK; encoded by the coding sequence ATGGAAAAAACTTGCGCCAAGTGCCAAAATAAATTTGTGTGCAATGCTACAGATATTAAAAACTGCCATTGCTCAAATGTTTCATTAACACCAGAACTAATTGCTAGATTGCAAGTTAATTATCAAGATTGTTTGTGTGCAGATTGCTTAAAAGTGCTTTCTGGTAATTTGGAGAAAAAGCAAATTTATAAATAG